From a single Sebastes umbrosus isolate fSebUmb1 chromosome 17, fSebUmb1.pri, whole genome shotgun sequence genomic region:
- the LOC119475849 gene encoding connector enhancer of kinase suppressor of ras 2-like isoform X1, translating to MALVMEPVSKWSSSQVVDWMKGLDDCLQQYIKTFEREKVGGDQLLRITHQELEDLGVSRIGHQELILEAVDLLCALNYGLETENLKTLSHKLNASAKNLQNFITGRRRSGHYDGRATHKLPNDFLTSVVDLIAAAKSLLAWLDRCSFFFRSPFAAVADYSVTRNNVIQLCLELTTIVQQDCSVYETENKILHVCKTLSEVCDHIISLSSDPMVSQAAHLEVVQLANIKSTEGLGMYIKSTYDGLHVITGTTEGSLADRCKKIHAGDEVIQVNHQTVVGWQLKNLVNLLRGDPAGVTLTLKKRPQSTLTSTPALLKNMRWKPLALQPIFPQSPSSSVATPTSTLSTPSRRSSCALQDLYIPPPPEEPYTPRDDKGNLSGDEPQTDIPVAEGSESPNSYLDQECRRRFPLVEEDAILYCYEYDQNQEVSSVRRGSTPTYGRLRPISMPVEYNWVGDNEDLAKLKRESRRENSLLRFASEDKPPMEDFLLGRSLSQNRRKTERGGSPTHYTLVPALQMEVSLSTSSSDSASLYHVFERSSLMSRSKKKIKAGSPMSSISKRRISCRDLGQGDCEGWLWKKKDAKTYFSQKWKKYWFILKDTCLYWYMNEEDEKAEGFVSLPEFKIDRATECRRKYAFKACHPKIKTFYFAAENVDDMSRWLSRLSMAVAGYSEQEKIRQDQDYWSESDHEDMEMPSMPKQDSPPPPYDTYPRASSVSPYLEPKRGHLSSSDTFQSRSSHDDFHSEPQGRSSSSSRQTASPPARRRAATELVAGPDGEQHKDALPPDVPGWRRSLLPRTETNWRWSNRRQSTCPRSAACCKNTTEPCLCLTGPASTQTRRKAPQLQLPRGQRASRYPGGQRRCVGSERAPSLPAGQAQRQRPWTDCRMQADSLGDLYRALEQTSLSTSADHRSASSWSTSAHLSAESTTPCSRQAPAPADPPQLT from the exons GCCTGGACGACTGCCTGCAGCAGTACATCAAGACCTTCGAGAGGGAGAAAGTAGGGGGGGACCAGCTGCTGCGTATCACCCACCAGGAGCTGGAGGATTTGGGAGTGTCCAGAATCGGCCATCAGGAGCTCATACTGGAGGCTGTGGACTTACTTTGTGCTCTG AATTATGGGCTGGAGACGGAGAATCTGAAGACTCTCTCTCACAAGCTGAACGCGTCTGCCAAGAACCTGCAGAACTTCATCACAGGCCGGCGGCGCAGCGGCCATTATGACGGCCGAGCCACCCACAAGCTGCCCAACGACTTCCTTACCTCCGTGGTGGACCTGATCGCTGCAGCCAAAAGCCTTCTGGCATGGCTGGACAG GTGCTCCTTCTTTTTCAGGTCCCCATttgctgctgtggcagattaCTCTGTGACCAGAAACAACGTTATCCAGCTGTGTCTGGAGCTCACTACAATTGTACAACAG GACTGCTCCGTGTACGAAACGGAAAACAAAATCCTGCATGTG TGTAAAACTCTGTCTGAAGTGTGCGACCACATTATCTCTCTGTCCTCGGATCCCATGGTTTCCCAGGCTGCACATCTGGAGGTTGTGCAGCTGGCCAACATAAAATCCACAGAAGGACTG GGCATGTATATCAAATCGACATATGATGGTTTGCATGTAATCACCGGGACAACAGAAGGA TCTCTGGCTGACCGCTGCAAGAAAATCCATGCTGGAGATGAAGTCATTCAGGTCAATCATCAGACAGTG GTGGGCTGGCAGCTGAAGAACTTGGTGAACTTGCTGCGTGGGGACCCTGCAGGTGTCACCCTGACGCTGAAGAAGCGCCCACAGAGCACGCTCACATCGACCCCTGCTCTGCTCAAGAACATGAGATGGAAACCGTTGGCTCTGCAA CCAATCTTCCCTCAGAGCCCCAGCAGCAGCGTCGCCACGCCCACCAGCACTTTAAGCACTCCATCAAGGAGGAGTAGCTGTGCCCTGCAGGACCTCTACATCCCCCCTCCTCCAGAGGAACCCTACACCCCCAG AGATGACAAGGGAAATCTGTCGGGTGACGAACCTCAAACGGACATCCCTGTCGCAGAGGGCTCTGAGTCACCAAACTCCTACCTGGACCAGGAGTGTCGGCGGCGATTTCCTCTGGTGGAGGAAGATGCTATACTGTACTGTTACGAGTACGACCAGAACCAAGAGGTGTCATCGGTCCGTAGGGGGAGCACTCCCACCTATG GCAGGCTCAGGCCCATCTCAATGCCGGTGGAATACAACTGGGTGGGAGACAACGAAGACCTGGCCaagctgaagagagagagcaggagag AGAATTCCCTGCTGCGTTTTGCGAGTGAAGATAAACCCCCGATGGAGGACTTCCTGCTGGGACGCAGCCTGAGCCAGAACAGGAGGAAGACTGAGCGAGGAGGCAGCCCCACCCATTACACGCTCGTCCCCGCCCTCCAGATGGAAGTGTCCCTGTCCACATCCAGCTCTGACTCTGCCTCTCTCTACCAT GTGTTTGAAAGATCCTCACTGATGTCAAGGTCAAAGAAGAAGATTAAAG CTGGAAGCCCCATGTCTTCGATCAGCAAGCGGCGTATTTCCTGCAGAGACTTGGGTCAGGGCGACTGTGAGGGCTGGCTTTGGAAAAAGAAGGATGCTAAAACCTATTTTTCGCAGAAGTGGAAGAAGTACTGGTTCATCCTGAAAGACACATGCCTGTACTGGTACATGAACGAGGAG GATGAGAAGGCAGAGGGCTTCGTCAGCCTCCCGGAGTTCAAGATTGATCGAGCCACCGAATGCAGACGAAAGTA TGCTTTCAAGGCTTGCCATCCGAAGATAAAGACCTTCTACTTTGCAGCGGAAAATGTAGACGACATGTCCCG GTGGCTGAGTCGTCTTAGTATGGCGGTGGCAGGCTACTCCGAGCAGGAGAAAATTCGCCAGGACCAAG ATTACTGGAGTGAGAGCGATCATGAGGACATGGAGATGCCCTCGATGCCCAAACAGGACAGTCCGCCACCTCCTTATGACACCTACCCCAGAGCATCCTCAGTGAGTC CCTACCTGGAACCAAAACGTggccacctctcctcctccgacACCTTCCAGTCCCGCTCCTCTCACGACGACTTCCACTCTGAGCCTCAGGGacgtagtagcagcagcagccgacAAACGGCGTCTCCTCCGGCAAGAAGACGAGCAGCCACCGAACTCGTGGCAGGACCAGATGGAGAGCAACACAAGGATGCACTACCTCCAGACGTTCCCGGTTGGAGGAGAAGCCTGCTCCCGAGGACAGAGACCAACTGGCGATGGAGTAACCGCAGGCAGTCCACCTGCCCGCGCAGCGCAGCTTGCTGCAAGAACACTACAGAGCCATGCCTCTGCCTCACAGGTCCAGCATCGACTCAGACGCGGAGGAAAGCCCCGCAGCTTCAGCTACCCAGGGGACAGCGGGCTTCACGCTATCCTGGCGGCCAGCGCCGCTGCGTCGGATCAGAGAGAGCCCCATCACTACCAGCTGGACAGGCCCAGAGGCAGCG GCCATGGACGGACTGCAGGATGCAGGCCGACTCTCTGGGAGATTTATACCGGGCTCTGGAGCAGACCAGTCTGTCCACCTCGGCTGACCACAGATCAGCCAGCTCCTGGAGTACAAGCGCTCATTTGTCCGCAGAGTCAACGACCCCCTGCTCACGACAAGCTCCAGCGCCTGCGGATCCTCCACAGCTCACTTAA
- the LOC119475849 gene encoding connector enhancer of kinase suppressor of ras 2-like isoform X2 — MALVMEPVSKWSSSQVVDWMKGLDDCLQQYIKTFEREKVGGDQLLRITHQELEDLGVSRIGHQELILEAVDLLCALNYGLETENLKTLSHKLNASAKNLQNFITGRRRSGHYDGRATHKLPNDFLTSVVDLIAAAKSLLAWLDRCSFFFRSPFAAVADYSVTRNNVIQLCLELTTIVQQDCSVYETENKILHVCKTLSEVCDHIISLSSDPMVSQAAHLEVVQLANIKSTEGLGMYIKSTYDGLHVITGTTEGSLADRCKKIHAGDEVIQVNHQTVVGWQLKNLVNLLRGDPAGVTLTLKKRPQSTLTSTPALLKNMRWKPLALQSPSSSVATPTSTLSTPSRRSSCALQDLYIPPPPEEPYTPRDDKGNLSGDEPQTDIPVAEGSESPNSYLDQECRRRFPLVEEDAILYCYEYDQNQEVSSVRRGSTPTYGRLRPISMPVEYNWVGDNEDLAKLKRESRRENSLLRFASEDKPPMEDFLLGRSLSQNRRKTERGGSPTHYTLVPALQMEVSLSTSSSDSASLYHVFERSSLMSRSKKKIKAGSPMSSISKRRISCRDLGQGDCEGWLWKKKDAKTYFSQKWKKYWFILKDTCLYWYMNEEDEKAEGFVSLPEFKIDRATECRRKYAFKACHPKIKTFYFAAENVDDMSRWLSRLSMAVAGYSEQEKIRQDQDYWSESDHEDMEMPSMPKQDSPPPPYDTYPRASSVSPYLEPKRGHLSSSDTFQSRSSHDDFHSEPQGRSSSSSRQTASPPARRRAATELVAGPDGEQHKDALPPDVPGWRRSLLPRTETNWRWSNRRQSTCPRSAACCKNTTEPCLCLTGPASTQTRRKAPQLQLPRGQRASRYPGGQRRCVGSERAPSLPAGQAQRQRPWTDCRMQADSLGDLYRALEQTSLSTSADHRSASSWSTSAHLSAESTTPCSRQAPAPADPPQLT; from the exons GCCTGGACGACTGCCTGCAGCAGTACATCAAGACCTTCGAGAGGGAGAAAGTAGGGGGGGACCAGCTGCTGCGTATCACCCACCAGGAGCTGGAGGATTTGGGAGTGTCCAGAATCGGCCATCAGGAGCTCATACTGGAGGCTGTGGACTTACTTTGTGCTCTG AATTATGGGCTGGAGACGGAGAATCTGAAGACTCTCTCTCACAAGCTGAACGCGTCTGCCAAGAACCTGCAGAACTTCATCACAGGCCGGCGGCGCAGCGGCCATTATGACGGCCGAGCCACCCACAAGCTGCCCAACGACTTCCTTACCTCCGTGGTGGACCTGATCGCTGCAGCCAAAAGCCTTCTGGCATGGCTGGACAG GTGCTCCTTCTTTTTCAGGTCCCCATttgctgctgtggcagattaCTCTGTGACCAGAAACAACGTTATCCAGCTGTGTCTGGAGCTCACTACAATTGTACAACAG GACTGCTCCGTGTACGAAACGGAAAACAAAATCCTGCATGTG TGTAAAACTCTGTCTGAAGTGTGCGACCACATTATCTCTCTGTCCTCGGATCCCATGGTTTCCCAGGCTGCACATCTGGAGGTTGTGCAGCTGGCCAACATAAAATCCACAGAAGGACTG GGCATGTATATCAAATCGACATATGATGGTTTGCATGTAATCACCGGGACAACAGAAGGA TCTCTGGCTGACCGCTGCAAGAAAATCCATGCTGGAGATGAAGTCATTCAGGTCAATCATCAGACAGTG GTGGGCTGGCAGCTGAAGAACTTGGTGAACTTGCTGCGTGGGGACCCTGCAGGTGTCACCCTGACGCTGAAGAAGCGCCCACAGAGCACGCTCACATCGACCCCTGCTCTGCTCAAGAACATGAGATGGAAACCGTTGGCTCTGCAA AGCCCCAGCAGCAGCGTCGCCACGCCCACCAGCACTTTAAGCACTCCATCAAGGAGGAGTAGCTGTGCCCTGCAGGACCTCTACATCCCCCCTCCTCCAGAGGAACCCTACACCCCCAG AGATGACAAGGGAAATCTGTCGGGTGACGAACCTCAAACGGACATCCCTGTCGCAGAGGGCTCTGAGTCACCAAACTCCTACCTGGACCAGGAGTGTCGGCGGCGATTTCCTCTGGTGGAGGAAGATGCTATACTGTACTGTTACGAGTACGACCAGAACCAAGAGGTGTCATCGGTCCGTAGGGGGAGCACTCCCACCTATG GCAGGCTCAGGCCCATCTCAATGCCGGTGGAATACAACTGGGTGGGAGACAACGAAGACCTGGCCaagctgaagagagagagcaggagag AGAATTCCCTGCTGCGTTTTGCGAGTGAAGATAAACCCCCGATGGAGGACTTCCTGCTGGGACGCAGCCTGAGCCAGAACAGGAGGAAGACTGAGCGAGGAGGCAGCCCCACCCATTACACGCTCGTCCCCGCCCTCCAGATGGAAGTGTCCCTGTCCACATCCAGCTCTGACTCTGCCTCTCTCTACCAT GTGTTTGAAAGATCCTCACTGATGTCAAGGTCAAAGAAGAAGATTAAAG CTGGAAGCCCCATGTCTTCGATCAGCAAGCGGCGTATTTCCTGCAGAGACTTGGGTCAGGGCGACTGTGAGGGCTGGCTTTGGAAAAAGAAGGATGCTAAAACCTATTTTTCGCAGAAGTGGAAGAAGTACTGGTTCATCCTGAAAGACACATGCCTGTACTGGTACATGAACGAGGAG GATGAGAAGGCAGAGGGCTTCGTCAGCCTCCCGGAGTTCAAGATTGATCGAGCCACCGAATGCAGACGAAAGTA TGCTTTCAAGGCTTGCCATCCGAAGATAAAGACCTTCTACTTTGCAGCGGAAAATGTAGACGACATGTCCCG GTGGCTGAGTCGTCTTAGTATGGCGGTGGCAGGCTACTCCGAGCAGGAGAAAATTCGCCAGGACCAAG ATTACTGGAGTGAGAGCGATCATGAGGACATGGAGATGCCCTCGATGCCCAAACAGGACAGTCCGCCACCTCCTTATGACACCTACCCCAGAGCATCCTCAGTGAGTC CCTACCTGGAACCAAAACGTggccacctctcctcctccgacACCTTCCAGTCCCGCTCCTCTCACGACGACTTCCACTCTGAGCCTCAGGGacgtagtagcagcagcagccgacAAACGGCGTCTCCTCCGGCAAGAAGACGAGCAGCCACCGAACTCGTGGCAGGACCAGATGGAGAGCAACACAAGGATGCACTACCTCCAGACGTTCCCGGTTGGAGGAGAAGCCTGCTCCCGAGGACAGAGACCAACTGGCGATGGAGTAACCGCAGGCAGTCCACCTGCCCGCGCAGCGCAGCTTGCTGCAAGAACACTACAGAGCCATGCCTCTGCCTCACAGGTCCAGCATCGACTCAGACGCGGAGGAAAGCCCCGCAGCTTCAGCTACCCAGGGGACAGCGGGCTTCACGCTATCCTGGCGGCCAGCGCCGCTGCGTCGGATCAGAGAGAGCCCCATCACTACCAGCTGGACAGGCCCAGAGGCAGCG GCCATGGACGGACTGCAGGATGCAGGCCGACTCTCTGGGAGATTTATACCGGGCTCTGGAGCAGACCAGTCTGTCCACCTCGGCTGACCACAGATCAGCCAGCTCCTGGAGTACAAGCGCTCATTTGTCCGCAGAGTCAACGACCCCCTGCTCACGACAAGCTCCAGCGCCTGCGGATCCTCCACAGCTCACTTAA